The Cervus elaphus chromosome 12, mCerEla1.1, whole genome shotgun sequence genome includes a region encoding these proteins:
- the ANP32A gene encoding acidic leucine-rich nuclear phosphoprotein 32 family member A isoform X2: protein MDMDKRIHLELRNRTPSDVKELVLDNCRSNEGKIEGLTDEFEELEFLSTINVGLTSVANLPKLNKLKKLELSDNRISGGLEVLAEKCPNLTHLNLSGNKIKDLSTIEPLKKLENLKSLDLFNCEVTNLNDYRENVFKLLPQLTYLDGYDRDDKEAPDSDAEGYVEGLDDDEEDEDEEEYDEDAQVVEDEEDEEEEEEGEEEDVSGEEEEDEEGYNDGEVDDEEDEEELGEEERGQKRKREPEDEGEDDD, encoded by the exons gTAAAAGAGCTCGTCCTGGACAACTGTCGGTCGAATGAAGGCAAAATCGAAGGCCTCACAGATGAATTTGAAGAACTGGAGTTCTTGAGTACAATCAACGTCGGCCTCACCTCAGTCGCAAACTTACCAAAGTTAAACAAACTTAAGAAG CTTGAACTAAGTGATAACAGAATCTCAGGGGGCCTGGAAGTATTGGCAGAAAAGTGTCCGAACCTCACGCATCTAAATTTAAGTGGCAACAAAATTAAAGACCTCAGCACAATAGAGCCACTG AAAAAGTTAGAAAACCTCAAGAGCTTAGACCTTTTCAATTGTGAGGTGACCAACCTGAACGACTACCGAGAAAACGTGTTCAAGCTCCTTCCGCAGCTCACGTATCTTGATGGCTACGACCGGGACGACAAGGAGGCCCCCGACTCAGACGCCGAGGGCTACGTGGAGGGCCTGGACGACGACGAGGAGGACGAGGATG AGGAAGAGTACGATGAAGATGCTCAGGTAGTGGAAGAcgaggaggacgaggaggaggaggaggaaggggaagaggaggacGTGAGTGGAGAGGAAGAG GAGGATGAGGAAGGTTATAATGACGGGGAAGTAGACGATGAGGAAGATGAAGAGGAGCTTGGTG AAGAAGAAAGGGGTCAGAAGCGAAAACGAGAACCTGAAGATGAGGGAGAAGATGATGACTAA
- the ANP32A gene encoding acidic leucine-rich nuclear phosphoprotein 32 family member A isoform X3: MRWGNALGAGLSGKVKELVLDNCRSNEGKIEGLTDEFEELEFLSTINVGLTSVANLPKLNKLKKLELSDNRISGGLEVLAEKCPNLTHLNLSGNKIKDLSTIEPLKKLENLKSLDLFNCEVTNLNDYRENVFKLLPQLTYLDGYDRDDKEAPDSDAEGYVEGLDDDEEDEDEEEYDEDAQVVEDEEDEEEEEEGEEEDVSGEEEEDEEGYNDGEVDDEEDEEELGEEERGQKRKREPEDEGEDDD; encoded by the exons gTAAAAGAGCTCGTCCTGGACAACTGTCGGTCGAATGAAGGCAAAATCGAAGGCCTCACAGATGAATTTGAAGAACTGGAGTTCTTGAGTACAATCAACGTCGGCCTCACCTCAGTCGCAAACTTACCAAAGTTAAACAAACTTAAGAAG CTTGAACTAAGTGATAACAGAATCTCAGGGGGCCTGGAAGTATTGGCAGAAAAGTGTCCGAACCTCACGCATCTAAATTTAAGTGGCAACAAAATTAAAGACCTCAGCACAATAGAGCCACTG AAAAAGTTAGAAAACCTCAAGAGCTTAGACCTTTTCAATTGTGAGGTGACCAACCTGAACGACTACCGAGAAAACGTGTTCAAGCTCCTTCCGCAGCTCACGTATCTTGATGGCTACGACCGGGACGACAAGGAGGCCCCCGACTCAGACGCCGAGGGCTACGTGGAGGGCCTGGACGACGACGAGGAGGACGAGGATG AGGAAGAGTACGATGAAGATGCTCAGGTAGTGGAAGAcgaggaggacgaggaggaggaggaggaaggggaagaggaggacGTGAGTGGAGAGGAAGAG GAGGATGAGGAAGGTTATAATGACGGGGAAGTAGACGATGAGGAAGATGAAGAGGAGCTTGGTG AAGAAGAAAGGGGTCAGAAGCGAAAACGAGAACCTGAAGATGAGGGAGAAGATGATGACTAA